The DNA region TTTTGCTtaagatttcttttcttcttccccCTTATAATGGTAGAACAAGAGCTTAAGAAATTATCAGTTTTTTCTTAAGGTTTCTTAAAGAAGCCTACACTAGCTAGTAGGGCTTAGGTTAGGAACAAATACAGAACTCTTTACCGTTTCACAAAACAGAATTATCTATATATTGGTACCATTGGTGAGATGAGACATTAGCAGAAAGCAAAATGTATTCAAAGAGTGATAACGGATGTTCTATTGATTTAGGTCATTGTTAGAAAGTATTCATATTGTTTATCTCATGTAAAATCCTTTATGGGTTCAGGACACTGAGGAGCATAAGCTTGAAAAGGTTTTGAAAGATGCTGCTATGGCGGATAGAACTGTGATTTTAACAACCTTAAATGAAGCCTGGGCTGCTCCAGATTCTGTTCTTGATCTCTTTCTTGAAAGCTTTAGAATTGGCAATCACACCCGTGAGCTTTTGAATCATTTAGTGATTATTGCCCTTGATGAGAAGGCATTTTCCCGGTGCTTGGCTGTACATACTCATTGCTATGCACTAGTAAGTGAAGGGGTTGACTTTTCCAAGGAGGCTTATTTCATGACCCATGACTACTTAAAGATGATGTGGAGAAGGATCGACTTCTTAAAGGATGTTCTTGAAATGGGATACAACTTTGTCTTCACGGTATGCATTCTAATACTCATATTATCATCACTTCAGTTGTCCTACTTATATTTGTTTTGGCTATTGACTTTTGAAGAAATCTTACAATAGTTTAATATATTATAGTACAAAAGGTTGGGCTTTATAGCATGATCGTTGTTGTCTCTTATTAAGTTATTCCATGTTGGGTTTTATAGCATGATCTTTTTGTCTCCTTATCAAGTTATTCCACTTATCTAGTAGCGACAAAGCAAGAAGAGCTTTtgatggtaattttttttttttggataaaaacAAAATGCATTTCAGGACTTAATTGGTAAAAGTCTTCTAGTTTCTGATACTGAAATGATTTGATTGCTTGGTTTCCTTAGCATCGGTAGCACTGCTTTGTCAGACTACCATGGCATGCATAGTTTGTTTCTAATGGTTTTGTGGAAATATACAGCCTGGAGTCACTTCTTGACTACCATTTAGGTATTTGAATAGCCATCAATTTCACAAGTTAGACGaggtttcatgttttcttacttGACAACTGCCCAGGACTGGAAAagattcatcttttttttttttttttccttggggACATGCGAAGAATGGTACTTGTCTTTGAGATATTTTCTTTGCTGGATTTTAGGTAGCATTTTGCAGGATCATTGAGAACTTCATTTGAAAGatgttatgttttttttttttaaataaataaataaaaacctATTTTTGAGATCGCTGGTGTGTAAGTGGTTTAGTTTGTGATGTAGTTTTTCTTTAGAGGTTTATCAGGCTTTTGAGTGGGACACCTAGGAAGTTGGCTTGTGGCTACAACAATTTTGAATTGCATATAATGAGTCAAGAGTTCGAGCCAAGTGGTCATGTAACAATTAATTTGCCTCTGCGTCAAAGTAATAAAAGTTCTAAACATCTACTTTTGGCACACAAAATTTATTTCATTAACTAACGAGGAGTATACTTGGAGGAAAAGATGGAATTTTCCAACTAAAATTAAGGCCAAACTTGTGAATAATGTTGAAATACAAAAAGTAATAGAGAAATAAGGGGGGATACACCAGAAGTCTGGTTAGGCCACCCCTCGACTGGCAGGCCAATCATTATCCCTTTGACAATgctttcttctctcttctttatgCTAAAGAGAGCTGAAACAAAATGGGTGGTATTACCTCGAGATGCTAGCAAATTTCTTTTCGATGATGGTCCACGGTATAGGATTGCCTAGCACAATGCAGTGCAAAGATCCTTTTTTACTTCTGATGTGCTTTCCTCCTGGTGTCTCCTTTAGTTGTTCACATGCCAGCCCTATGAGCAACTGGTGCAGACTTCGTTTGGAAGCATTGGCTGCCAGTCTTAAAAGGAAGATCAGCATGCTCACAAGGTGGAGCTTGCCAGCTCAATTTACCAAATATCAAACATTATCTATGAGGATTGGTTCATCCGCAGTAAACTACTACTGAATTCGTGCGCTCTACTATTCTTCTCAAGCATGATTAATAAGGATTGCTACAATGAAAGATCATCTTTATCTATCTTTGAGCTTGTTCTCAAGGTTCATCTTGTCTAGCTACTCTGTGGCCAACCtgattaagttatatatattcttcAATCTCATTTGTAAACCCTTCTAAGGGGTTGTTTAGTTCATATACTAGTTATGCGGGGATTCTAATCTTTGGGATTGTTTATGTGGGGAATAATTGGACTGCAAGTTCAGTGACGTAGCGCATGAGGAGGgtgtggaagtgaggcttgagACACAAGCCATCCAAAAGCGAGGAAGTTTTAAGTATCTTGGGTCCATTATCCAAGGAAATgaggagattgacgatgatgtcgcAACCGTATTGGGGTGGCATGGATGAAATGGATGCTCGCCTTTGGAgtcttgtgtgataagaaggtgtcACCAAAACTTAATGGCAAGTTCAAAAGAGTGGTAGTTAGACctactatgttgtatggggcagaGTGTTGGCTAGTCAAGAAATCTCACATCCAAAAGATGAAGGTTGCGAAAATGAGGATATTGCGATGGATATGTAGGCATCCTAGGAAGGATAGgattagaaatgaagttatccggaacaaggtgggagtggcctcggtggaggacaagatgcgggaagagAGACTGAGATGATTCCGGCATGTACAGAGGAGATGCATGGAgaccccagtgcggaggtgtgagaggttggctatggatgcTTTCAGGAGAGGTGGAGATAGgctgaagaagtattggggagaagTGATTAGGCAGGACATGACGTAGTTGCAACTagtgaggacatgaccttagataagaGGTTGTGGAGAACgcggattaggatagaaggtaaGCAGGTAGTAGAGCGTTGTCTCGTGTATCCTTCCATGCTAGTAGGCGTCGTATTATCTttgtagtttcttgtccttcgaTCTCCTGTTACTATCCATTGtctcttgtacttcgattatcgtaTTAGTTTGTTGCAGTAACTGTTGCTTTTCTTCATAATGCTTATCTATAATACTTTGCCATGGCTTCTTTACTTTCATCAATCCTTGTCTGAccttttttgttatgttttctcttgagccgagggtcttttggaaatctctctacctcccaaggtaggggtaaggtttgcatacactctaccctccccggaccccacttgtgggattacattgggtatgttgttgttgttgttgtaattatgAAGTCATTGTTATGCGGTGATTAATGATGAAGAAATTATTATACATACTTACATAAAAATTGCATTTTTGTCTTTAAATAGTTAATCCCCCCGTTGCTAATACACATATTCTTGTTTCATATTCtatcatgcataaaataatatatagacTTCCACATAATTTAATGCTGGTATTATTTAACTTCAAACAAATTCTGCATTCGCGCAcgccatttttatttttctaatagAGCCAACCAAATAATGTATTATCACATGCGGAATTTTGTGTGGTGATTAATTATTCCAAACCCAtcaaccaaatgacccctacATGTACAAGCTTGAAAGAGCCGTAGCATAGTTCTGATTCTGTAATATCATGTGCACTGTTTATGCTgctcatctttggcatcatttgTGATTTCTCACTGAAGGATCATCATTAATTGCTTGAATAAATCTGCTCATTAACTTGCATGTATTGAGCAATTTCTGATGCAGCCCAGTTTAGAGTAGCAATTCCGTTGTCCCATGCATGGCGATACTCAAACAATTCATTGGTTCTTTCTCCTAGGATGCTGATGTCATGTGGTTCAGAAATCCATTTCCTCACTTCTACGAGGATGCAGATTTTCAGATAGCGTGTGATCATTTCTTAGGAAACCCTGAAGACGTGGAGAATAGACCTAATGGTGGCTTCTTGTTTGTGAGGTCAAATAATAGATCTATTGAGTTCTACAAGTTCTGGTATACCTCACGAGAAACGTACCCGGATTTGCACGATCAAGATGTTCTTAACAATATAAAGTATGATTCattcattattgatattgatctcaAAATGAGATTCTTGGATACAACATATTTTGGTGGATTTTGTGAACCGAGCAAAGATTTGAATGAAGTATGTACAATGCATGCTAATTGCTGTTTTGGGATGGAAAGTAAACTTCATGATCTTAGAGTCTTGCTTCAAgattggaaaaacttcttgtcTTTGCCACCAACGCTGAAGAGATCATTAGCATTTTCATGGAGAGTTCCTCAAAACTGCAGGTTTGTCATAAATTTTTTACTATTGATTTATGAACTCAACTGAGTCTAATAACACAAACCATAACCCTATTCTTTATTAAAGCAAGTAACCCTGATGCAATACAACTCAACATGTTGTTTTACTCGATAAGGCCATACTGTAATCAAACTCAACATTACATCAAAAGCTAAACAGATTCTTAGAATTGTTATCTAAAGTTGCACATCCGACCTTTATTCTTTGGTTTAACATTCTACTCTTTGACCTGACCATCCCGTTCGCCATTTcccctttcttcttccttcacGTATGTTTTGGCCCTATGTCCTActttcagcttaccgaggacatgaccttagataggaggttgtggaggactcagattaggatagaaggctagtaaggctagtaggtagtctcaCTTATTCTTTCGCACTAGTGGTCGTAGTTTTGCTCTATCGTTTATTGCCCTTTGATTTCTGCTTGTATTTGTTGGGTCGTGTCTTTCCAGAttgttttatcatgacttcttcgctcttgttatttgttatttcttattttcgcaTTACTCTGATATGCTTGTCCGTATCTGActcttttgtcttgttttctcttgagctgAGGCTGTTTTTCgaaaacagcctccctacctcccaaggtgggggtaaggtctgtgtacacttaccctccccagaccccacattgtggggtttcactgggtatgttgttgttgtcctacTTTCAGTTGATGCAGTAAATCTTCCCCCCAAATTTCCCCATCTTTCACTTTTCTCCTGTCTGTCCCCACCCCTTACCGTCTTCTATCCTTACCTCACTTCTCCATTCTTCCTTCCGTTATCCATTCCCCTTCGTAGCTATGACCCTCTCTTTGGGGTTGTAGCTGGTAATACACAAGCACACAACCTTGCAACGTTATTAGAATGCTCATAATTGTTAAAGGTGATATGCTGTCTTCTTGCTAAGCTCATGGTCCCAGATGTAAGTTCCTTTTTTTCTGCTGACATGCTTTCCCTGGTGATTTTGCAGTCTTGATTCTCTTCACTTGTATGCCCCACCATTGGAGAACGTAAAACAGGAGATTGTAGAACAGGAGAAGGTAGAATAATAGAACAAGTGTAGATGACTGACACTAAATTTATAGCTGTTGTAGCAATTGAAGCTGCTTTCTGTGCTGGTAAGTGGTAACAATGAGGAAACAGCCATTTTGCTTAACCACTAAGTCAAAGTTAATACAAGTTTAATTCGAAAGCTGACCTGTTCTCAGTCCGTTTTCTCCGGCTTTTGTAAATATTAATCTTGAGGTTCTGGTCCAACTTGGCGAAAGAATATTACAAAATTTTGTCTTGTTTCCTCGTCACATTTTGCATTGAAGTGTTTCTGCTGCAAATTATCTTGTTCTTATAGTTTGGATACTAACCCATTTATATTGAACTGGAACTTGAACCACTTGGTAAGACCATATTGAAATAAGAGAAGCTGAATTGAGGATCAAATTAACCAACTTTAGTAAGTTTTGACCTAAATATCAAAAGAATTCAAATATAGGAGTGGGGAATTATCAATTTATATAGGATACTGTTAAATGTTTAAAACTTAGCTGAATAATACTGAAGAGGTTTGTAATAGTATAGTTATCCAATTTCGTACTTTTAGCTAATAAAATCgaaggaaatttaaaaaatatacattcCAACACAATACTTTGTACTCCTGTAGCCATATTTTAAGTTTACACCCCAaatagtcctttttttttttccgcaacATTGTTTATATACCCTTAT from Lycium ferocissimum isolate CSIRO_LF1 chromosome 2, AGI_CSIRO_Lferr_CH_V1, whole genome shotgun sequence includes:
- the LOC132033689 gene encoding uncharacterized protein At4g15970-like encodes the protein MRSIFNCHSYLSSSSSVLADLITEMLPDLLPCDCATSAAAAAANSVLVLRRVGTVALLLVAASLSCFVLYRGGETVGFKIPDSLSSHASRVFFFLPADHSPLPLDTEEHKLEKVLKDAAMADRTVILTTLNEAWAAPDSVLDLFLESFRIGNHTRELLNHLVIIALDEKAFSRCLAVHTHCYALVSEGVDFSKEAYFMTHDYLKMMWRRIDFLKDVLEMGYNFVFTDADVMWFRNPFPHFYEDADFQIACDHFLGNPEDVENRPNGGFLFVRSNNRSIEFYKFWYTSRETYPDLHDQDVLNNIKYDSFIIDIDLKMRFLDTTYFGGFCEPSKDLNEVCTMHANCCFGMESKLHDLRVLLQDWKNFLSLPPTLKRSLAFSWRVPQNCSLDSLHLYAPPLENVKQEIVEQEKVE